One window from the genome of Thermoanaerobacterium sp. PSU-2 encodes:
- a CDS encoding class I SAM-dependent rRNA methyltransferase: protein MTDVILRNENLRRVLSGHPWIYKTEIDHIEGDYEPGGIVDVYDYKKNFIGRGYINLKSMITVRLLTHEKDELINEDFFKKRILKAWEYRKKVMDNLNSCRVIFGEADFLPALIVDKFGDYLVIQTLSLGMERYKGLIVNILVELLRPKGIYERNDVSVRMLEGLPETKGFLYGNFDTIQQFEENGVKLLVDIENGQKTGYFLDQKENRAAIKKYVKDADVLDCFSHTGSFSVHALHYGAKSVETVDISETALDMAKKNVALNGYLDKCHFTCENAFDLLKKYDEENKRFDVVILDPPAFTKSKETVKDAIRGYKEINLRAMKILKRGGFLITCSCSQHISPDAFLNIIKEAAHDTRKNTRLIEKRTQSKDHPILLSSSETEYLKCLILQVF from the coding sequence ATGACAGATGTAATTCTCAGAAACGAAAATTTGAGAAGAGTATTAAGCGGTCATCCATGGATATACAAAACAGAAATAGATCACATAGAAGGCGATTATGAGCCTGGTGGAATTGTTGATGTCTATGATTACAAGAAAAACTTCATCGGGCGAGGATACATAAATCTTAAATCTATGATAACTGTAAGGCTTCTCACACATGAAAAAGATGAGCTCATAAATGAGGATTTTTTTAAAAAGAGAATTCTAAAAGCATGGGAATATAGAAAAAAAGTTATGGATAATTTAAATTCATGCAGGGTAATTTTTGGAGAAGCTGATTTTTTGCCAGCTCTTATTGTGGACAAATTCGGAGATTATTTAGTTATTCAAACACTTTCACTTGGTATGGAAAGGTACAAGGGCTTAATAGTAAACATACTCGTTGAATTATTAAGACCTAAAGGTATATATGAAAGAAATGATGTGTCTGTGCGAATGCTGGAAGGATTACCTGAAACAAAAGGATTTTTATATGGCAATTTCGATACAATTCAACAATTTGAAGAAAACGGCGTTAAGCTTTTGGTTGACATAGAAAACGGTCAAAAAACTGGTTATTTTTTAGACCAAAAAGAAAATAGAGCCGCAATAAAAAAGTACGTAAAAGATGCCGATGTTTTAGATTGCTTTAGCCATACAGGCTCTTTTTCAGTACATGCATTGCATTATGGTGCTAAAAGCGTTGAAACCGTAGATATATCAGAAACAGCATTAGATATGGCTAAAAAGAACGTAGCTCTAAACGGATACCTGGATAAGTGTCATTTTACATGTGAAAATGCATTTGATTTGTTAAAAAAATACGATGAAGAAAACAAAAGATTTGACGTTGTAATCCTTGACCCGCCTGCCTTTACTAAAAGTAAAGAGACAGTAAAAGATGCCATAAGAGGATATAAAGAAATAAATTTAAGAGCAATGAAAATCTTGAAAAGAGGCGGTTTCCTCATTACTTGTTCTTGCTCACAACACATAAGTCCCGATGCGTTTCTAAACATAATTAAAGAAGCCGCCCACGACACACGAAAGAATACAAGACTAATAGAAAAAAGAACACAGTCAAAAGATCATCCTATACTGTTGTCATCCAGTGAAACTGAATACCTAAAGTGTTTGATACTGCAAGTTTTTTAG
- the pyrE gene encoding orotate phosphoribosyltransferase produces the protein MDREKVLEILSELKVLNKGHFLLTSGRHSDTYLQCAKIFQYPNYSELFSKEIASKFIKEKIDVVIGPAIGGIIFAYEVARQLGAKAIFAEREDGMMKLRRGFEINEGNNVLAVEDVVTTGGSVKEVIELVKSYNANIVGVASIVDRSNGNVNFGVKFESIISIDAVSYESEKCPLCEKGLPIYKPGSRKFK, from the coding sequence ATGGATAGAGAAAAGGTACTTGAAATATTAAGCGAATTAAAAGTATTGAATAAAGGACATTTTTTATTGACTTCTGGTAGGCATAGCGACACATACCTCCAATGTGCTAAGATTTTCCAGTATCCTAATTACAGTGAATTATTTTCAAAAGAAATAGCGAGTAAATTTATTAAAGAAAAAATAGATGTAGTAATTGGGCCTGCCATTGGTGGTATTATATTTGCGTATGAAGTTGCAAGGCAATTGGGTGCAAAAGCCATCTTTGCTGAAAGAGAAGATGGGATGATGAAATTAAGAAGAGGATTTGAGATAAATGAAGGTAATAATGTACTTGCAGTAGAAGATGTTGTCACAACAGGTGGCTCTGTAAAAGAAGTCATTGAACTTGTAAAAAGTTATAATGCAAATATTGTTGGTGTTGCAAGCATTGTCGACAGAAGCAATGGAAATGTCAACTTTGGAGTAAAATTTGAATCTATAATATCAATTGATGCAGTGTCGTATGAAAGTGAAAAATGCCCACTATGCGAAAAGGGACTGCCTATATACAAACCTGGAAGCAGAAAGTTTAAATAA